A genomic stretch from Argiope bruennichi chromosome 2, qqArgBrue1.1, whole genome shotgun sequence includes:
- the LOC129962393 gene encoding U3-aranetoxin-Ce1a-like, whose protein sequence is MYPDKMKWMIAGGILILCMVFTEVRSCSSATDCKADECCLVPSAKANSGSCRKRATYRKPCIHPDKQRGGKYFRFCPCGEGLTCRMSEKLEAKYADIDVFFFMNKCYKTGPAGATKEIVIKEEKIPGGEIIEEDIEDR, encoded by the exons ATGTATCCAGATAAAATGAAGTGGATGATTGCTGGTGGGATTCTGATCCTCTGCATG GTTTTTACAGAAGTTCGGTCCTGTTCTTCTGCGACGGACTGTAAAGCAGATGAATGCTGTTTAGTCCCGTCTGCTAAAGCCAACAGTGGTTCATGCAGGAAGCGTGCTACCTAca GAAAACCGTGCATTCATCCGGATAAACAGAGGGGAGGGAAATACTTTCGTTTCTGTCCTTGTGGCGAAGGATTAACTTGCAGAATGTCAGAAAAACTGGAAGCAAAATATGCG GACAttgatgttttctttttcatgaatAAGTGCTATAAAACTGGACCAGCAGGAGCTACCAAAGAAATTGTCATCAAAGAAGAGAAGATACCCGGTGGAGAAATTATCGAAGAAGATATTGAAGATCGATAA
- the LOC129962392 gene encoding U3-aranetoxin-Ce1a-like, producing the protein MKWIILLAFFTACMAVVSCRGFSRRSGRCESSADCADDECCLARTSLQLIGRGRCKRLSSFGERCTPEDLAVEEYGGKYVRSCPCRSGLSCENVGRFRQSSLSQRCVRSTVSSTSTTTSIASTPTTTTTPASTSTTITTTTSENPSSVTGG; encoded by the exons gctGTGGTGTCGTGTCGCGGATTCAGCCGTAGATCGGGCCGGTGTGAATCTTCTGCTGATTGTGCCGACGACGAGTGCTGCTTGGCGCGGACAAGTCTGCAATTAATTGGAAGGGGAAGATGTAAAAGATTGTCCTCATTCG GCGAGCGCTGCACTCCCGAGGATCTAGCTGTGGAAGAGTATGGGGGGAAATATGTTCGAAGCTGCCCGTGCAGATCAGGGTTGAGTTGCGAAAACGTCGGGCGATTTAGAcag TCTTCTCTTTCGCAAAGATGCGTTAGAAGCACCGTGAGCAGTACTTCAACAACTACTTCAATAGCCAGCACTCCAACTACTACAACTACTCCGGCAAGTACGTCTACAACTATCACAACGACAACAAGTGAAAATCCTTCATCAGTTACTGGGGGataa